CCAGGGAAGAGCTGGAGAGAACCTGTAAGTGATGGGTAAGCTGGCTAACCCCAAGGTGAATCCGGAGGTCTCTGGGCACTCTGAGAAGGACTTGGTTGACAAGACAAGAacattctcttttcttcctggacTCACCTGACCTTGTTTCTGAGCCCAAATCTTATGTGGCTAAGTCCCTTTCTCATCCCCCAGTCAAGTGAGGTATGGGCAGTTGCTTAGGACCAAGCACCCCAAAGATGCCCAGCCAGAGCACTAGAGCCAGGAGCCCGCAGTCTCGTCAGTTGCTTTAGTCTTAGGAAGGAGACCCGTGGGTTAGGCGAGACTGCATGGCTCCGCAGATGTGTTGTGTGTGCAGCAGGCTGCAGAGCCTCAGAATCTGGTGAAGCTCATGGTGTGGATCTGGGTTGAGATCTGGACAAAGCTGGCCCGGAGATCTGAGGAGTCAGGGGGCCCCTGGGCTCAAACTGTGGTCACTGAGGCCACTCCACTCCTTTTGAAACCCGAAGCCAGCTCAGCTCAGGGCTGCCAGTCACAGAAAGGGTCCGTCACCGTCCCTCGAAATGGGCTGTGATTTGTTCCAGAGTCCTGCCTTTAGTCTCAGGGACAAAGGTGAGCGTGAAAAGGACGCTGAGGATACAGAAGGCAGCGGTGAGCCAGAAGGCGCCGTAGGGTCTGAGGATCTCCTGCAGAGAGAGGAAAGGCACAGGTGGAGTAGCCAGAGGACAGAGGGCCCACAAAATCCAGGGGCACCCTGACCGTAGCCTGACACCCAGGTAAATAGGGAGTAGCTCACTATCACCCAAGGGGATGTGTGCCTGGGAAACCAAGGCACCGCCCTGAAATCAGCAACGTCAAGGGACAGCGAGAGTCCTGGCCATGTCGGGCTTGCTGCCATTACCCCTCTCCCTTACCCCGTTCTTTGGCCCTGCCTTCCAGTGTCCTATGCTGTTAGTTCTCCGTGTGATGACAAAGGGAGAACCATCACTCTCGAGAGATGGTAGAGTGATGGGGTAGGGGGAGTTTGTGACCTGAGGGAGAGGACACCAGGTGACCCTCCCATTCTCAGCCTCTTAACAGTGCTCTGGCCTGGGTCACTGTTGGGTTTGTCTGTCTCCTCCTTCTAGGCTTCTTTCCCCAGGTCCTTTGCTGTCTGTCCCCTCTCACATTCCACGGTGGGTCTCTGCTTGCCTTCCTCTGGGCACCCTGTGTGCCCGAGCATGTCTCTGGCTAGCTGGATATACATGCCACCCACTGCCTTCTTGGCACCTGTCAGGAGATGGACCCTAACCCTATTCAACCCAGCTGCTGCCATCTCTGAAGCCTTGAATAGGCCTGGGCATGGCACATGTCAGGAGGTCTGAAGGGCACCTGTGATGGAGCAGATGGCCTGCTCATCTGCCCGGAACCTCTCTAGTGGGGAAGCCAGTGGGCTCAAGCCTCAGCTAACACAAGAAGGTTACGAGGGAAGTGAAGTATTGAATGACACAGACTCCCCCTCAGCCTATGAGGAAGGTGCGTTCACCTCAATACAGACTTAAGACTTAGGGGATCACAGACCAGGTTCATTGTTTTGTTTACCTCTGGCTCCACGTCACCCCTGAGATGGCAGTGTTCCAGGCACGAGGGGCTCTCAGCCTACATTCAGGGTCATGGACCTGGCAATGACCTGGCAATCTCTGGCAATGAAGAATGAAAGGCCCATGCCTTCGCTGACAGTGTGAGGGGGAAGGCATGGGCCTGCACTCACCATGATGCTGTTAAACTCTTTGGTCACCAGAAAGGCCATGAACCAGTTGGTGAGGACACAGACGCCGGTAGCCACACCCTTGATGTGCAGAGGGAAGATCTCTGACATGAGGAGCCAGGGGATGGGTCCCCAGCCTACTGCAAAACCTGTGGGGACAAGGCAGTGTCACAGCACACATGCTGGGCTAGTCCTGAGGGGTCCTATCAGCCCTCAACCCTGCTGGGAGGCCTTGCACTAGACCTTTCCCTTTTAGGTATCAGGACAAGGATGGGACCTGCTTGCAAGCTGTCATGGAGATTATGTGAAAGGGTttagctcagttcccagcacatggTCAGAGCCATCAGCACAGAAGTTATGCTCCGAGGGCAGAGGGGTAAAACTCGATTTGAAGCTGAGTGCTCCGGAACTTGGCATGGCGGGTTAGAGGGACAACAGCCTTCACCCAGTGTCCCTCTAGTCTCTCTTTACCAGCGATGAAGAGGCACATGCTGCCTACAGCCAGCCAGGCCAGCCCCAGGTGAACATCAGCAGGCTCTGCGGAGATGGGCACCAGGAGGCCTACATGGGAGGAGTTGCTGGGGCCACTCTGGGTCAGTTTGAAGTAGGTACCAAAGGCGCTCATGCTGAAAACCATGATCACACCTGCAGGCAAAGGCTCGGGCTTGCTGGATGCTGGGGACACAGCAGCACCCAGGACTTAGAGGGTGGTGTGTCTCTCAGAGAGAGGCATGCTAGGCACAATAGTCTTGTGCCCTGGCCATGGAAGCCCCTGACTGGCCAGCATTCCTACCCTGACCTCAGACCTCAGCAAATGCCAGGAAGTTCCTGAGGAGTCTCTCCACTGCAGAAGCAGCGTTCaaccccacacccacagtggtctTCACAGCTGCCAGTGGGCACCATGGATGTGTAGGCCAAAGCTACTGCCCAGGACCTGACCTCACCACGACCCTCTCCCCATTTCAGACTAGGAAATAGGGGGACAGAAAGTCACTTGCTCAAAAGAACCAGTCATAATGTATCACCTCCCTGGCCCCGTCTCCCCCCATGAGCTGGggaggctgggccctccccatcaggCCTCACCCGACAAGGCCAGAAGCAGTTTTCGCCCTGCTCTGTCCATGATGAGGGCCGCCACAGCAGTGAACAGAACCTGGATGATGCCCACAGTGACCGAGGCCAGGCTGCtgtcctgggggaggggagaagctaGTCTGCTAGAGAGAGACaagtccttccctctctctctggctgAGCTGGGTCAAAATGGCATGAGGCAAGCTGAGGAGGAGCCTCTCACCTTGAACTTGGCCTCCTCAAAGATGGTGTTGGCATAGAACATGATGGCGTTGACCCCTGACAGCTGCTGGAAGACCATGAGGCAAATGCCGATGATGAGGGGCTTGTGGACACCAGGGCGCCTCAGCATAGCCAGCTGGAAGCCCTGTCACAAAGATGGCCTGTCAGTGTTTTCCTGTCCTAGGGACCCTTCAGCGAGCCCAGAAGCTTAAGTGGAGGGGACTGAGCCTTCttgctgtccccaccccacctgtGGCCCTGGGTGTGCAGACAGGCCCCTGCAGCCTCCTCATGTGGGAGGGGAGTTGTGAGGGCTGCAGATTCCAGCACCTGGGTAAAGAATCCCGctccccagggctggagagatggctcagtggttaagggcactggttgctcttccaaaggtcctgagttcaattcccagtaaccacatggtggctcacaaccatctgtaatgggatctgatgccctcttctggtgtatgtctgaagacagccacggtgtactcacgtacataaaataaataaatattaaaaaaaaagatattaaagaatCCTGCTCCCGGAATGCCAAGCACGTTTGTGCACTCAGGGTTAGCTCCTCAGATCTCACAGATCTCAGCACTACTGGGGAATGGTGAGGCCTCGCTAGAGATGAAGGCACCAAGACTCAGAGATGGCCAGGCCACACAGCTGCAGTGTCTGTGTCCTCCTGCTTCTGAGGTCTCCCCTGCCTATGGTTCCCATTAAATCTAAGCCCTTACCCATTTCCCCTCACAGGCCTGGCCTTTCACTTGTTGGGGGACAGTAGGAAGCTGCGCAGACAGCACTGGTCCTCAGTAAGGGTGGAGGGGGCTGCTACCTGGCCGTGTGGCCTTGGCTCTGCTCTCAGCCTCTGAGGTCTTCCCTCTCAGCTTCTGAGGTCTCCCCTGCCTATGGTTCCCATTAAATCTAAGCCCTCACCCATTTCCCCTCACAGGCCTGGCCTTTCACTTGTTGGGGGACAGTAGGAAGCTGCGCAGACAGCACTGGTCCTCAGTAAGGGTGGAGGGGGCTGCTACCTGGCCGTGTGCCTTGGCTCTGCTCTCAGCCTCTCACCTGGTGCTCAGCCCCAACAGGGGGCTCTTCCCAGCCCTCCTCAGAGCCCCACAGGAAGCGCAGGGCAGCCATGGCCTCCTGGTACTGGTGTTGCGTCAGGAGGAAGCGTGGGGTCTCGGGCATGTAGCACATGAGCAGCAGCATGAGGGTGGGGGgcacacagcccagcacagccaaCCAGCGCCATTCTAGGACCCAGCCTGCAAAGGCAGATGTCAGAGTCAGGGCAAGCCAGCCCAGCCCCCTCGCAAGCCCCGGGAGGGACTCACTCCGACGGTGGCATCTCACCGCCTGTGCCCACATGTGGGTTAAGGAAACAGTTGCTACTGGGATTGTTCCATCAGGACATTAGCTGACATCTTTGGTGGGCTGCACAGAAAAGACGCTCACCGTAGCCATGGTAACTACACACAGTGCACTGCAGTAGATATGCTAGGGTAAGCCAAATGCTGTACTCTGTCATGTCAAATGCTACAACATACTTGACAATGGTTAGAAATGactgctagggctggagagatggctcagtggttaacagcaccgaccgctcttccaaaggtcctgagttcaaatcccagcaaccacatggtggctcacaaccatctgtaatgagatctgatgccctcttctggtgtgtctgaagacagcgacagtgtactcatatataataaatgaataaataaaatattttaaaaaaaagaaatgactgcTATTGCTTTGATGTGTGTGCTACATTAgacttttaaagtaatttttaatttgtgtgtgtgcgtgtgcacacacatgtgcccatgcacgagtgtggaaggcagaggagggCACCCATTGTACTACTGCTGTCTGCCTTTTTCCCCTACTGGGGTGCTCCATTAAATCTTGAGCTAGGCTAGTGAATGGCAGGCCCCAGCACCATCTTGTCTCTACCTGATCACAGAGCTGGGGTCACAAGAACTCATGACCACACTCAACCTTTTATGtgggagctgggatttgaactcaggtcctcatgcttgggcaGCAAGCTCTCCTATTTGTTCAACTATTTCCCAAATCTTATGTTATACTTGTATCataattttgtcttttaaatttcaTTACGTTATTCAACTATCTTGTGCATGGCGGTCTGAAGGAGAAGGCCATGCTCATGTTTGAGTACCTGGTCCCCGGttggtggaactgcttgggaaggactaggcatggccttattggaggaggtgtgtcacggGGGCGGGGCTTGCCTTCCCAGTTAGATCTCAGCCTACTGTCTGTGGACTGATGTGAgatcttagctactgctccagcaccacgcCTACCTGCCTACCTCCATGCTCCCAGCATGAGGATCCAGAGGTCAtggatcctctggaacagcaagctccaaattaaatgttttacatttataAATGGCCTTGGATCATGGTGTtttgccacagcaacagaaagttaaCTAGAACAGAGTCTGTGGGATCACGTGCATGCATTCCTGATATAGcactcatgtggaggtcagaggtcagcctgtgAGAGTCTGTTCACTTTAGCAATAAGGTAGCTTGTAGCTGTTTTGCAAAGTCTAATGACGAAGGCATCACGGTTCCCACCGTGTCACTTTTTGCTACCACAGTTAACTCAAAGCAGTGGGCCAAAAGGACACCGTAGGATCACTGCAAGGCAGCGTGAAGCCACACTGGAGGTAACACTGTGGGTGGTAGACACCAACTATCCCCACAGCACGATGTCAACAGCTGTGCCTAGTAGGGGCTCTGGTTCACTGTAGGCTCCTAAGGCAGCCAGGCTGCTGGGAAGACACTGAAGAGCCAGGACAATAAGGAGTTAAATATGAAAAGCCAGGACCCCTGTGAAGAGCCAGTACCACAGCCAGACTAGGTGAAGCCGTCAGTGCTCAACCAGCCCCGACCAGCCCCGACCAGCCCCGACCAGCCCTGAGGCTGGGGATGTGTTATCAAGCACTTTTCTTACACTACCAATCTCCTGGCCCTAACAGCTCTGCAGATGTGGGGATGGTGAACGAGGCTGCGGGGAGGGGCAGGGAAACCCAGCCGAAAGGGGGGGACAGGGGGGCATCGTGTCAGGTCTGAAGAAGGCTGCCCTCTTTCCAGCAACGCCTAAGGAGATGCTACAGGATTTTAGTTTATCGTACGCAGAAAACCCAATTGTTAGCAGCCCACAAAAAGCTTAGCTTGTCGCACGTAGCTGTATGTGTCTAGAAGAGAGGCGGTTTGGGTGTGTCTCTGAGAGCCTCCATAGATACGTGTGAAAGAACGTAAGTCCTGCCTGCTTTAAGGCAATTTGCTTGGGAGAGGTCTTGAGGTCTTTGCTCTGTAAGCCGGGGACAGCTGGGTAGCCTTGAGCTACCAGCCCCACCTTAAAGGTTGAGCTAGTATGGCCGGCCCCTACTGGCTTGGCTTAACTGTGAAGGGGACATGGCTCAGCCTGCCAAGGGTGACTTCTTGTACAGCACTTGGACCTTTGAGAAAGATCTCTCTCACTGGCTCTCCCTCTTCTTTTGGCTTGAAAGAACTTCATGGAAGCGGCTCCAGATAAGAGACTCTCTCTTTGGGCTTGCAAGAGCCACAGGGAAGCAGAGGTCAGGACACAGATACAACAGTGTTCTAGGCAGGGGAGCCAAGGAGCCCTCTTGGGCTTGGAGGGGCTCGGAGAGGAAGGTAGACCACTCTGTAGGGTGACACAGATTGAAAGAGATTTCTAAAGAGCGAGCTAGTTTAGTGTAGGTAGGATCAGGCTTATGAATAGACATCTTGTACAtaggtcagaaaaataaaataaaaatcacctcACTGAGCTAGTGGGTTTttacctcagctcacacctcccaTGTCTTTATTGGTAGAAATGTTTGTTAGACTTTGAAGAACAAATATGACAGGGAGACAATTTCGGAAACCTCCCCAGGCCACCAGCTCTGCCCTTCACCTTTGGGAAGCAGTCTCCTTTATGCGGCACTCTGCTGAGAGCCCAGTGACAGCATGTGGAGAGAGcccggttctttttttttttttttttttttttttttaaagatttatttattgtatatgagtacactgtagctgtcttcagacacaccagaagagggcatcagatctcattacagatggttgtgagccaccatgtggttgctgggatttgaactcgggacctctggaagagcattcggtgctcttaaccactgagccatctctccagccccgagagcCCGGTTCTCCGAGTGACTGAGCTAAAGCatttccctacccccacccctcctTGCACTGGGACCCTCTACTGAGTCCCTCTAGGGTGTGGTGGGATTCTGGCCCAAAGAAATCACCTGTTCTACTTCTTCTTGGCACCGAGTCACCAGGACCTCCCCTCCCAGGAGTGCGCCTGAGAACCTGGCACCTTGGCCAGCGGCACCAGGCAAACCCTTGCCCGCTATGACCCTCAGTTTCCAGAGTGGCCACAGAGGCTCTAATAGGGATCAAAAGAGAGCATACAAATCTACCTGCCACGTAGGCCAAGAGGATGCCAGTGACAACCATCAGCTGCACACAGGAGCCGAGCAGTCCTCGAACGGCTGGGTAGGCGATTTCCGAGATATAGACCTATTGGTGGTTAAGGTTAGACTTTACTTGGCTCTTCTAATGGAAAGGTTTAACCCTGCTATGGGTCAGCAGAGTGCCCTGccccatttcctggagattttaaAAGAGGATTGTGGGTAATGGGTTGCCACTATGTGCGTGAGCACTGAGAGGAGTGCAGAGCTTCCTTCCCTACACtcgttttaaaaatttatttatttatttattcatttatagatAGAGTTTCATGAAGCCTAGGCTAGCCTCCTGAGCTGAGGATAACCCTGAATTCCTGGTCTTCATGCATTTACCTTCAAGTTATGGGATTACGGacatgtgccaccaggcccagcaCAGCACACGTTTCATATGCACAGATGTGAGTTAAAACGGGCTGACTCCAGTCTGGGACACTAACTTGTTCAGCCTAATCCTACTAGGGGAGCCATTACTTCTAATCTCAGGACTCACCAGGCGTTATCCATACATACTTCTAGATTATTCCATACCTTATGCcctcgtttaaaaaaaaaaaacaaaaccatgcagATCTCCAGTCTCCCTTTCCTCTAACTCCTTCACACCTCCAACAGGTGaagagaggagaagcaggaggccaCGGAGGGGGGGGGGGTCATCCGAGTGTGTGGCCACAGGTTGCTGGCGATCCTCAGTTACTTGGGTCTAAATCTTTCCAGGGACCACTCCTGGACCAGCAAACCACCTCAGGACTCGGCCTTACTTTAAGGGGAGCAAACTGAGGCTGGGAGAGAGGCCTGTGTCCAGGTAAGTGATCCAGGTGTGTGGGCTGCAAAGTATATGCAGCCGTGGCTGCAAGCAGTGAAGGGATATCCCAGGGACAACCCAGAACAGAGCTGTTAACACGAGAATAGGGGCATTCCAGTTATCGCTGCTAAGCATACAGGGACACCACTATTAGTAGAGTAAAAGAGGCACAACCAAGGTCAGTGAGGAATAGCTTCACTGTTGCCCCTGCCTGGCGAAGATCATCTAGGAAGCCCAAACCACTCACCGGTGCCACTAATGAGGCGACTCCGCAGGCTAGGCCGGTGAGGAGGCGGCCTCCGAGCAGCATCCACACATCCCGGGCCGCGGTGATGACAGCAAAACCGGTCACGAAGGGCACGGTGCAGAGCAGGAGGCTCAGCTTGCGCCCTGCACGGTCCAGGAGCCAGCCGCCCAGCACGCCCCCTGCCGCAGCGCCCAGGGTCACGACGGCCTGGGGACCCGGACGCGCTGAAGAGGAGGCCACCAGGGACCATGGCCCACGATCCCTCCACCCCACTCCCCGCAGCCTCAGaggaaagagaatgaggaggaccCTGGTGTGCGGCAGAGAATGGGGGACCCGGGACTCCCCCGCGGGCTCACCCCGAACCAGGAGGCCGCAGTGTCTCCGAGGCGTAGGGCAGGGGGTGCGGTGCGCCGCAGGCTGGGGATGGCGGGGGAGCTGTAGCCAAGCGCGAAGCCGAAGCTGAGCGGGCCCAGGGCGGCGGCGAAGGTGGCAAGGAAGACCCGGCGGCCGCCGGGAGCCCTGCGGGTACAAGGCCGTGCGTGAGCGGCGTCGCCGGGCGTGAGAGAGAGGTCGCGGCCCCCGGGAGTCCGCACCTGGCGCCCGGCGACCGCAACAGCGGCTGTGTTTCCTGGGGGTCCTCGGGCGACATGTCAACAGGGTCTGACCCGCGAACTGTCGCGGCTCGGGCGAGCGCGGCCTCCGCGGCAGGAGTGACCAATGGGACGCTAGAATCCGGCCTCCAATCAGAGCTGACCAATGGAAGCACAGAGCCGGTTGCAAAGCTCAATGGAGCTGAACTACGCCCATGTATATGTTTGCAGGGAGCTGGGGGACAGAGATGACAGCGCCCCTATGCTGGTCCGAAGgaagctttcttttccttccaccaAGTGGATCTTCCAGATCGAACACAGGCCATCAAACTTGGGGACAAACACCTTTACAAGCAGAGTCATCTCGCTGCCCCTGTTTTggtggtttcttttgttttttattttaaactttatctGTATGAGTGTTGTTTACATGTTTACACACAGATATAtttgtgagtggtgtgtgtgtgtgtgtgtgtgtgtgtgtgtgtgcgtgcgtgcgtgcgtgcgcgcttgcttgcttgcttgcttgcttgcttgcttgcttgaggAGTTCAGAAAGCGTGGTCAGATtctgggaactggagttagagattgttgtaagccatcatgtgtgtgcgtgcttgaGACCTGAACCTGAGCCCTCTGCAGAAACAAGTGTTCCTAAGCATCGAGCCgtcctttgtatttttatttttatttttatttttatttttatttttatggagtTGTCTCTAAATCTAGCCTCCACTAACGAGGGTAGTAGtggatcagtggtagagcacattgGCTGGGGCAAGACTTCCCATCCTTACAACCCACAGTTCCCTGGACCATGGTCCTCCCCAACGTTGACTTCTGCTTCAGAGAGCCGCAGGGTGAAAAGGCTCCAGGAAAACTGTCCTGGGCCACCTGTTCCTATCCTTGGACTTTCTGACGTGGACCTGGTGCTTCTGGTGGCAGCTCACCTTCATCATGAGTGCTAGGATTGGAGATGGGAGGACCCTGTCAGGCGAGGCCCCTATTCCAGAAGTGGGACAGAGTGGAACTTAGTGATTTCCTTGTCCCCTGGTTGCCCCACAATAATACCAGGCCTTGGGATTAGCttatctctctatctttctcccGCCCGAGTCTCCCTGTGGTTGTGCTCCTCTATCGCTCTGCTTAATCAATACCTAACGCTTACAGCAGCTTCAGTGGGACGGATGTAATTCTAGAACCAGTGAGAGGCACCTAGTCCCTGCCTGCGCCTGGCTGTCTTCATTTCTAGAGCTGTGAGCAGGCTAAGCATTCAAATGCCTGTCAGTACGGCGGCTTTATGAAGCTGCGGCTACCCAACTGTGGCAACCAGTGTTTTGAAATTCTGATCACAAGACAATCCTTGAAGGCAGCCGATCACCTGCTTGTGGGTTTACAAAGTCTTCTGCTTGGGTGATGGACTCTTATCTCTGCTGCGTAATCACCCgctctgttctcttttttttttccccaaggggCGTCAGTTCCTTTGGACAGCAGGCTCCTGGTGTCTGCAGAGTAAAGGACTTGGGTTGAATTGCACCTCGACCAGGTACTTTGTACTGGTCAACAGGCTCGGCAGAGTGGCTTCTGTAGAAGGGATACCCAGCCAGCACC
This Rattus norvegicus strain BN/NHsdMcwi chromosome 3, GRCr8, whole genome shotgun sequence DNA region includes the following protein-coding sequences:
- the Slc2a8 gene encoding solute carrier family 2, facilitated glucose transporter member 8; protein product: MSPEDPQETQPLLRSPGARAPGGRRVFLATFAAALGPLSFGFALGYSSPAIPSLRRTAPPALRLGDTAASWFGAVVTLGAAAGGVLGGWLLDRAGRKLSLLLCTVPFVTGFAVITAARDVWMLLGGRLLTGLACGVASLVAPVYISEIAYPAVRGLLGSCVQLMVVTGILLAYVAGWVLEWRWLAVLGCVPPTLMLLLMCYMPETPRFLLTQHQYQEAMAALRFLWGSEEGWEEPPVGAEHQGFQLAMLRRPGVHKPLIIGICLMVFQQLSGVNAIMFYANTIFEEAKFKDSSLASVTVGIIQVLFTAVAALIMDRAGRKLLLALSGVIMVFSMSAFGTYFKLTQSGPSNSSHVGLLVPISAEPADVHLGLAWLAVGSMCLFIAGFAVGWGPIPWLLMSEIFPLHIKGVATGVCVLTNWFMAFLVTKEFNSIMEILRPYGAFWLTAAFCILSVLFTLTFVPETKGRTLEQITAHFEGR
- the Slc2a8 gene encoding solute carrier family 2, facilitated glucose transporter member 8 isoform X2, which produces MLLGGRLLTGLACGVASLVAPVYISEIAYPAVRGLLGSCVQLMVVTGILLAYVAGWVLEWRWLAVLGCVPPTLMLLLMCYMPETPRFLLTQHQYQEAMAALRFLWGSEEGWEEPPVGAEHQGFQLAMLRRPGVHKPLIIGICLMVFQQLSGVNAIMFYANTIFEEAKFKDSSLASVTVGIIQVLFTAVAALIMDRAGRKLLLALSGVIMVFSMSAFGTYFKLTQSGPSNSSHVGLLVPISAEPADVHLGLAWLAVGSMCLFIAGFAVGWGPIPWLLMSEIFPLHIKGVATGVCVLTNWFMAFLVTKEFNSIMEILRPYGAFWLTAAFCILSVLFTLTFVPETKGRTLEQITAHFEGR
- the Slc2a8 gene encoding solute carrier family 2, facilitated glucose transporter member 8 isoform X1, with the protein product MSPEDPQETQPLLRSPGARAPGGRRVFLATFAAALGPLSFGFALGYSSPAIPSLRRTAPPALRLGDTAASWFGAVVTLGAAAGGVLGGWLLDRAGRKLSLLLCTVPFVTGFAVITAARDVWMLLGGRLLTGLACGVASLVAPVYISEIAYPAVRGLLGSCVQLMVVTGILLAYVAGWVLEWRWLAVLGCVPPTLMLLLMCYMPETPRFLLTQHQYQEAMAALRFLWGSEEGWEEPPVGAEHQGFQLAMLRRPGVHKPLIIGICLMVFQQLSGVNAIMFYANTIFEEAKFKDSSLASVTVGIIQVLFTAVAALIMDRAGRKLLLALSGFAVGWGPIPWLLMSEIFPLHIKGVATGVCVLTNWFMAFLVTKEFNSIMEILRPYGAFWLTAAFCILSVLFTLTFVPETKGRTLEQITAHFEGR
- the Slc2a8 gene encoding solute carrier family 2, facilitated glucose transporter member 8 isoform X3 — translated: MSPEDPQETQPLLRSPGARAPGGRRVFLATFAAALGPLSFGFALGYSSPAIPSLRRTAPPALRLGDTAASWFGAVVTLGAAAGGVLGGWLLDRAGRKLSLLLCTVPFVTGFAVITAARDVWMLLGGRLLTGLACGVASLVAPVYISEIAYPAVRGLLGSCVQLMVVTGILLAYVAGWVLEWRWLAVLGCVPPTLMLLLMCYMPETPRFLLTQHQYQEAMAALRFLWGSEEGWEEPPVGAEHQGFQLAMLRRPGVHKPLIIGICLMVFQQLSGVNAIMFYANTIFEEAKFKVLQ
- the Slc2a8 gene encoding solute carrier family 2, facilitated glucose transporter member 8 isoform X4; translation: MSPEDPQETQPLLRSPGARAPGGRRVFLATFAAALGPLSFGFALGYSSPAIPSLRRTAPPALRLGDTAASWFGAVVTLGAAAGGVLGGWLLDRAGRKLSLLLCTVPFVTGFAVITAARDVWMLLGGRLLTGLACGVASLVAPVYISEIAYPAVRGLLGSCVQLMVVTGILLAYVAGWVLEWRWLAVLGCVPPTLMLLLMCYMPETPRFLLTQHQYQEAMAALRFLWGSEEGWEEPPVGAEHQGFQLAMLRRPGVHKPLIIGICLMVFQQLSGVNAIMFYANTIFEEAKFKV
- the Slc2a8 gene encoding solute carrier family 2, facilitated glucose transporter member 8 isoform X5, which codes for MSPEDPQETQPLLRSPGARAPGGRRVFLATFAAALGPLSFGFALGYSSPAIPSLRRTAPPALRLGDTAASWFGAVVTLGAAAGGVLGGWLLDRAGRKLSLLLCTVPFVTGFAVITAARDVWMLLGGRLLTGLACGVASLVAPVYISEIAYPAVRGLLGSCVQLMVVTGILLAYVAGLPAGYAEAPWCPQAPHHRHLPHGLPAAVRGQRHHVLCQHHL